In Anthocerotibacter panamensis C109, the sequence AACTTCTTTTGTCTCAAGGAGCACCCCCCATGGTCAAAGCATTTATCCTGGCTGCTGGTAAAGGAACTAGGTTACGCCCTTTTACTGACGCTATTCCTAAACCTTTAATTCCTGTAATGAACCGCCCTGTGATGGCGGGGGTACTGGGTTTGTGCGTCACCCATGGGATAGAGGCTGCTGTAGCTAACCTCCACTATCGAGGAGACCACATTGAACAGTTCTTTGGGAATGGGGAACCCTGGGGGGTAAAACTGAGCTACTCCTGGGAAGAGCAGCTTATGGGGACTGCTGGGGGCGTGCGTAGGCAGGCGAGCTTCCTGGAAGATGATACCTTCGTGATCATCTCAGGCGATCTGGTCACCAACATCGATTTGGGTGAGCTCATTGCCTTCCATAAATCCCAAGGGGCTATGGTCACCATGGCTCTCAAAGAAGTAGGCGACCCGACGCGTTTTGGGGTAGTGGTGACTGACCCGCAAGGCCGCATCCAATCTTTTCAGGAAAAACCCCAGCGGGCTCAGGCCAAATCCCGCATGGTCAACACCGGGATCTACGTGATGGAACCGGAAGTCTTTAACCTCATACCAGCCAATACGTTTTTCGACTTTGGTCAAGACCTCTTCCCCCTGATGCTCAAGCACAACCTCCCCATTTACGCCCTGGAAACTGGTGGTTATTGGTCCGATGTGGGGACATTGGCGCAATATTTGTACACTCATTGGGACCTCTTGACCCACCCCACCATTCGGGAGCGCATCGGCGAAAATACCATTATTGAGCCGGGGGCCATCGTCTCAAGTAACGCGCTCATTGGTCGCAATTGCCACATCCGCAGCGGGGCTCAGGTCTTGGGCTATAGTTGTATCGGCGATGGCACGGTGGTCGAAGCGGGAGGAAAAGTCCTCGACAGTATCGTCTGGGCCTTTGACAGCCTAGAGGGAGAAGCTCTCGATTTTTCGCTCCCGATTGCTGAAGAGCTGATCCGCACCATCCGCGGAAACAATCACTACATCAAGATGGGAGTCCCGGCGCTCGCATGACCAAGAGCGAATTTCTCAAAGCCCTCAAAGCCCTCAGTGTTGACCACCGCGACCGTTTTGGCTTCCCTTTTCTGCCCGTGGGGCTTGTGCACGAAGCGACCAAATTGAGTTCCTCAGAGTTCCAAAAGCTCCTGACCAAGTGCTATACCGGGGGCGATATCACCATGACCCCACTGGACGAAAAGATCCTCAACCAACTTCCCCACGGGCTGGAAGTCGTTCTGGTGGAGGGTAAATCCTTCGTCAGCCTCTCGCTGGTGAGCTAGCCGAACAAACCAGGACCCGAGCTGCAATGGTAGGATGATGCTGGGTCCGTGCAGGAGCGCCGTGGTTTTCCTACGCAAGTTGATGATTGCCAACCGGGGCGAAATTGCCCTGCGCATTATCCGAACCTGCCAGGAACTCGATATCGAGACTGTGGCAGTCCATTCCCTAGCCGACCAAAATTCTCTGCATGTCAAACTCGCCAGTGAGGCGGTATGCATCGGTGAGGCTCCCAGTTCTAAGAGCTATCTCAACATCCCCAACATCATTTCGGCAGCGCTGACACACAACGTAGACGCCATCCATCCGGGCTATGGTTTTTTGTCGGAGAACAGCCGCTTCGCTGAAATCTGTAACGACCATCAGCTCACC encodes:
- a CDS encoding sugar phosphate nucleotidyltransferase; translated protein: MVKAFILAAGKGTRLRPFTDAIPKPLIPVMNRPVMAGVLGLCVTHGIEAAVANLHYRGDHIEQFFGNGEPWGVKLSYSWEEQLMGTAGGVRRQASFLEDDTFVIISGDLVTNIDLGELIAFHKSQGAMVTMALKEVGDPTRFGVVVTDPQGRIQSFQEKPQRAQAKSRMVNTGIYVMEPEVFNLIPANTFFDFGQDLFPLMLKHNLPIYALETGGYWSDVGTLAQYLYTHWDLLTHPTIRERIGENTIIEPGAIVSSNALIGRNCHIRSGAQVLGYSCIGDGTVVEAGGKVLDSIVWAFDSLEGEALDFSLPIAEELIRTIRGNNHYIKMGVPALA